In Clostridia bacterium, a single genomic region encodes these proteins:
- a CDS encoding ATP-binding cassette domain-containing protein: MENNNEILLKVEHLCQYFKMGPGFELKAVNDISFNIKKGEVFGLVGESGCGKTTTGRSIMKLYDATSGNVYFKGERIVAGTRSYQNAIKTAKNDFKAFCKTSTDKLEIEKKRAETEKIVLAQRQLIKEARFDHLNCDKVYSRKLVDKLNDEYLPQIDAAQSDAEKAKLTTEYKEKVRLAKKERLINEIQMIFQDPIASLDPRMTVRDIISEGLIIKGVKDKKYINDQVNTALEQVGLVREHADRYPHEFSGGQRQRIGVARSIIMRPELIVADEPVSALDVSIQAQVINLLNDLRKELGLTIMFIAHDLSVVKYFSNRIAVMYYGNLVELTTSNELFLNPLHPYTRSLLSAIPLPDPIYEKTRKRIVYNPIADHDYTKEKPILREIKEGHFILCNTEEFERYKKELK; encoded by the coding sequence ATGGAAAATAATAATGAAATTTTACTCAAAGTAGAACATTTATGTCAATACTTTAAGATGGGACCAGGATTTGAACTTAAAGCTGTAAATGACATTAGCTTTAACATCAAAAAAGGCGAAGTTTTCGGGCTAGTTGGCGAGTCTGGTTGCGGTAAAACAACTACGGGTCGTTCAATTATGAAGTTATACGACGCTACGTCGGGTAACGTTTATTTCAAGGGCGAAAGAATTGTAGCAGGGACACGTTCTTATCAAAACGCTATCAAAACGGCAAAAAATGACTTTAAGGCTTTTTGCAAAACTTCTACCGATAAACTTGAAATAGAGAAAAAGAGAGCCGAAACCGAAAAAATAGTTTTAGCCCAAAGACAACTTATCAAAGAGGCTAGATTTGACCATCTAAATTGCGATAAAGTTTATTCTCGCAAATTAGTTGACAAATTAAACGACGAATACCTACCTCAAATTGATGCCGCTCAATCTGATGCCGAAAAAGCTAAGCTAACCACCGAATATAAAGAAAAAGTTAGACTAGCTAAGAAAGAAAGATTGATTAACGAAATTCAAATGATTTTCCAAGACCCAATAGCTTCTCTTGACCCTCGTATGACGGTTAGAGATATTATATCCGAAGGTTTAATTATCAAAGGCGTTAAGGACAAAAAGTATATAAACGACCAAGTCAACACAGCGCTTGAACAAGTTGGCCTTGTGCGTGAACACGCCGATAGATATCCCCACGAATTTAGTGGCGGTCAACGACAAAGAATAGGCGTAGCTCGTTCAATCATTATGCGCCCCGAGCTAATCGTCGCCGACGAACCTGTTTCTGCGCTAGACGTTTCTATACAAGCGCAAGTTATCAACCTTTTAAACGACCTAAGGAAAGAATTAGGGCTAACAATTATGTTTATTGCCCACGACTTGTCGGTTGTTAAGTACTTCTCAAATAGAATTGCAGTTATGTACTATGGCAATTTGGTTGAGTTAACTACTTCAAACGAGTTATTCTTAAATCCTTTACACCCATACACTCGTTCCTTGTTATCGGCAATACCTCTTCCAGACCCAATCTATGAGAAGACTAGAAAGAGAATTGTCTATAATCCTATCGCAGACCACGATTACACAAAAGAAAAACCAATTTTAAGAGAAATCAAAGAAGGGCATTTTATCTTGTGTAACACTGAGGAGTTTGAAAGATACAAGAAGGAATTAAAGTAA
- a CDS encoding ABC transporter ATP-binding protein: MFKAVSLSLDRLQIIKDSLAYTFKSSLKSAIDNYFVAIKKNATEVVRFNKQTAKKNKAEARGKEVSWTVVPADVKDLDVMKDHIKRIINNLIAHYSKAEDNAEHYDANATAIDLIDFFKTMSSAMVYKVTPTMANNTALKLMEEVGIPEARKRFRQYSFQFSGGMRQRIVIAIALSANPDILICDEPTTALDVTIQAQILELINDLKRERHLSVIFITHDLGVVANMADRIAVMYAGKIVEYGTAEDVFYNPRHPYTWALLSSMPDLDTNEKLDAIPGTPPNMIYPPLGDAFAERNKYAMQIDFEEQPPMFQINETHYAATWLLHPDAPKVDPPKAVTDRIARMKKLGGASDGK; this comes from the coding sequence ATGTTTAAAGCAGTTAGCTTATCGCTAGATAGATTGCAAATTATTAAAGACAGCCTTGCTTATACCTTTAAGTCGTCTTTAAAAAGCGCAATCGACAACTACTTTGTAGCTATTAAGAAGAACGCTACCGAAGTTGTTAGATTTAATAAACAAACTGCAAAGAAGAACAAGGCTGAGGCAAGGGGCAAGGAAGTTAGCTGGACGGTAGTTCCAGCCGACGTAAAAGACCTTGACGTAATGAAAGACCATATTAAACGCATTATCAACAACCTTATCGCTCACTATTCTAAGGCAGAAGATAACGCCGAACATTATGACGCTAACGCAACGGCAATCGACCTAATAGACTTCTTTAAGACTATGTCGTCGGCAATGGTTTATAAAGTAACGCCCACAATGGCAAATAATACTGCCCTTAAACTAATGGAAGAAGTTGGTATACCCGAAGCTCGCAAGAGATTTAGACAATATTCTTTCCAATTCTCAGGCGGTATGAGACAGCGTATTGTTATCGCTATCGCTTTGTCGGCTAACCCCGATATCTTGATTTGCGACGAACCTACAACTGCGCTAGACGTTACAATCCAAGCTCAAATTCTTGAATTAATCAATGACCTTAAACGTGAAAGGCATTTGTCGGTTATCTTTATTACCCACGACTTAGGCGTCGTAGCTAATATGGCAGACCGCATAGCCGTTATGTATGCAGGCAAAATTGTAGAATATGGCACAGCAGAAGACGTTTTCTACAACCCCAGACACCCTTATACTTGGGCTTTGTTGTCTTCAATGCCCGACCTTGACACAAATGAAAAGTTGGACGCTATACCCGGCACGCCTCCAAATATGATTTACCCGCCACTTGGCGACGCATTTGCAGAAAGGAATAAATACGCTATGCAAATTGACTTTGAGGAGCAACCTCCAATGTTCCAAATCAACGAAACGCACTATGCCGCTACGTGGCTATTGCATCCGGACGCTCCAAAAGTTGACCCGCCTAAGGCTGTTACAGACAGAATTGCCCGTATGAAGAAGTTAGGAGGCGCTAGTGATGGAAAATAA
- a CDS encoding ABC transporter permease codes for MNSQDMKTTVIAKEKFQFAQLGDRLSDKKLETKPVGYLKDALIRFRKNKSSVIAAFIIAFLVLFAIVAPMISQYTLQDKDLVYQTKRPYAAIFAPLGFWDGGYNNMKNESDYLFEHAKFIETGHNPIIALHKEITEEVEVIVNGVPQKITRKNYDVRIDSYHEVGIIMKNLSAAEYEQVQAYQDATGRQIIYPLVNKTLLNGRDETVGGPNYWYCVDKLGKPELDKDGNFIPAYLDKTKPGQSRTDNYTSQRIKGDVGNYVYAELNQSGYSTRICYYEYYIYINGYAPTYLFGTTSLGQDLFCAIGQGARFSLMLAIVVSALNLTIGAIYGAIEGYYGGAIDMILERVSDVLSGVPFMVVATLFQMHLAEKVGVVVSFLFAFVMTGWIGMASLVRKQFYRFKGQEYILAAKSLGAGDFRIMFKHIFPNSLGTIITSCVLVIPGVISSETMMTYLGIVDLSGTNNTSIGTLLAQGNTYLTSAPHVLFWPSLFLALLLITFNLFGNGLRDAFNPSLRGAED; via the coding sequence ATGAACTCACAAGATATGAAGACAACTGTAATCGCCAAAGAGAAGTTTCAATTTGCTCAACTTGGCGATAGATTAAGCGACAAAAAGTTAGAAACTAAGCCGGTAGGGTATCTTAAAGATGCTCTTATAAGATTTAGAAAGAATAAATCTTCGGTTATAGCCGCATTTATAATTGCCTTTTTGGTATTGTTTGCAATCGTTGCGCCTATGATATCGCAATACACCTTGCAAGATAAAGACTTAGTTTATCAAACAAAGCGTCCTTATGCGGCAATTTTTGCACCCCTTGGTTTTTGGGACGGTGGCTATAATAATATGAAGAACGAAAGCGACTATTTATTTGAACACGCTAAGTTTATAGAAACCGGACACAACCCAATAATTGCGCTACACAAAGAGATTACCGAAGAAGTTGAGGTGATAGTTAACGGCGTTCCTCAAAAAATTACGAGAAAGAATTACGATGTAAGAATTGACTCGTATCACGAGGTTGGCATAATAATGAAGAACTTGTCAGCCGCCGAATACGAGCAAGTACAGGCTTATCAAGATGCGACAGGCAGACAAATAATTTATCCTTTGGTTAACAAGACTCTACTTAATGGTAGAGACGAGACCGTTGGCGGACCAAACTATTGGTATTGCGTTGATAAATTAGGCAAACCCGAACTTGACAAAGATGGCAACTTTATCCCTGCGTATTTGGACAAGACTAAGCCCGGACAAAGCAGAACTGATAATTATACTAGTCAACGTATCAAAGGCGACGTAGGCAATTATGTTTATGCAGAGCTAAACCAATCCGGTTACAGTACTCGTATATGCTATTATGAATATTACATCTATATTAATGGCTACGCTCCAACTTACTTATTTGGCACGACTAGCTTAGGACAAGATTTATTCTGCGCAATAGGTCAAGGCGCAAGATTTTCACTTATGCTCGCTATTGTAGTATCGGCGCTTAACTTAACAATCGGCGCAATTTATGGCGCAATTGAAGGTTATTACGGTGGCGCTATCGATATGATATTAGAAAGGGTTTCGGACGTCTTGTCGGGTGTGCCGTTTATGGTCGTAGCGACCTTATTCCAGATGCACTTGGCTGAAAAGGTAGGCGTAGTCGTCAGCTTCCTGTTTGCTTTCGTAATGACGGGGTGGATAGGTATGGCGTCGTTAGTACGTAAGCAATTTTATAGGTTTAAAGGACAAGAATATATCTTAGCCGCTAAATCATTAGGAGCGGGAGATTTTAGAATAATGTTTAAGCACATTTTCCCCAACTCGCTAGGCACTATTATAACAAGTTGCGTACTTGTAATACCGGGTGTAATTAGTAGTGAAACGATGATGACTTATTTAGGCATAGTAGACCTAAGCGGTACAAACAATACCAGTATTGGCACATTACTTGCGCAAGGTAACACTTATTTAACATCTGCGCCACACGTATTGTTCTGGCCTTCGCTATTCCTAGCTTTACTGTTAATAACATTTAACTTGTTTGGTAACGGTCTAAGAGATGCGTTCAACCCATCATTAAGAGGAGCGGAGGACTAA
- a CDS encoding L-erythro-3,5-diaminohexanoate dehydrogenase, which translates to MRGNKYGAHRVIEPVGILPQAAKKLDNDMTKLYSNEIICDVISLNIDSASFTQIKNEANGDEQKIADKVCEIVGGIGKMQNPVTGSGGMFIGKVAYIGQDLVEKSGLKVGDKIASLVSLSTTPLKIEKVLAVHTAIERVDVIAKAVLFESAIYAKLPSDMSENLALAALDVAGAPAQTRNLVKKGDSVLVLGAGGKSGVLVCYEAKKKAGKNGKVVAVVRKQEYVDTLKELGVIDDAVLASATMPTEVLEKALAVNDGKEYDISINCVNIPNTEMSTILPVRDGGIVYFFSMATSFTRAALGAEGIGKDVTMIIGNGYTKNHADITLDVLRESPKIRELFEKKYI; encoded by the coding sequence ATGAGAGGAAACAAGTATGGCGCGCACAGAGTTATTGAACCCGTAGGAATTCTACCACAGGCTGCGAAAAAACTCGATAACGATATGACAAAATTATACAGCAATGAGATTATTTGCGACGTTATTTCGTTAAATATTGACTCGGCTAGTTTTACCCAAATTAAGAATGAGGCAAACGGCGACGAGCAAAAAATAGCTGACAAGGTTTGTGAAATTGTTGGCGGTATTGGCAAAATGCAAAACCCCGTTACAGGCAGTGGCGGTATGTTTATAGGTAAGGTCGCTTATATAGGTCAAGACCTAGTAGAAAAGAGCGGACTAAAAGTTGGCGATAAGATTGCTTCCTTAGTATCTTTGTCAACTACTCCCTTAAAAATTGAAAAAGTTCTCGCAGTACATACGGCGATAGAAAGAGTTGACGTTATAGCTAAGGCAGTTTTATTCGAAAGCGCAATTTATGCAAAACTTCCTAGCGATATGAGCGAAAACCTAGCTCTTGCAGCTCTTGACGTAGCAGGCGCTCCCGCTCAAACAAGAAACCTTGTTAAAAAAGGCGACAGCGTATTAGTACTTGGCGCAGGCGGAAAGAGTGGCGTTCTTGTTTGCTATGAAGCAAAAAAGAAAGCCGGAAAGAACGGCAAAGTAGTAGCTGTTGTTCGCAAACAAGAGTATGTAGACACCCTTAAAGAACTCGGCGTAATCGACGACGCAGTACTTGCAAGCGCAACTATGCCTACCGAAGTGCTTGAAAAAGCCTTAGCAGTTAACGATGGCAAAGAATATGATATTTCTATCAACTGCGTAAATATTCCTAACACCGAAATGTCAACAATTCTACCCGTAAGAGATGGCGGTATTGTTTACTTCTTCTCAATGGCTACAAGCTTTACAAGAGCAGCGCTTGGCGCAGAGGGTATTGGCAAAGACGTTACTATGATTATTGGTAACGGTTACACCAAAAACCACGCCGACATCACTCTCGACGTATTAAGAGAGAGTCCTAAGATTCGTGAGTTATTCGAGAAAAAATATATCTAA
- a CDS encoding DUF3899 domain-containing protein, translated as MPFDESKQLIPKDDVDKERERQALKRYKLKNYLITAAISVIFLFLCMFAVGLFKSTETADILMALCDSFFIVAVIITGLGLLIFTGNKGTFDMIVYGIKFTVSSIFVAPEKRKIRNFAEYKEKKHVEDVPFMHMIFIGLGYLVVSLAFLIAYYCVV; from the coding sequence ATGCCATTTGACGAGAGCAAACAATTAATACCAAAAGACGACGTAGATAAAGAGAGAGAAAGGCAAGCGCTTAAACGGTATAAACTGAAAAACTATCTTATTACAGCCGCAATTTCGGTAATTTTTCTTTTTTTATGTATGTTTGCCGTTGGACTTTTTAAATCAACAGAAACAGCCGACATATTAATGGCTCTATGCGATTCTTTTTTTATTGTAGCGGTTATTATTACGGGTTTAGGTCTTTTAATTTTTACAGGCAACAAAGGTACTTTTGATATGATTGTTTACGGCATTAAGTTTACGGTTTCGTCCATTTTTGTAGCTCCCGAAAAAAGAAAAATACGTAATTTTGCCGAATACAAAGAAAAGAAACACGTAGAAGACGTTCCGTTTATGCACATGATTTTTATCGGTCTAGGATATTTAGTAGTAAGTTTGGCTTTTTTAATCGCCTATTACTGTGTTGTTTAA
- a CDS encoding 3-keto-5-aminohexanoate cleavage protein, with translation MDKLIITAAICGAEVTKEQNSAVPYTVAEIAEQAYGAYQAGASIIHLHVREDDGSPTQSAKRFDACIKAIKAKCPDVIIQPSTGGAVGMSNDERLEPITLMPEMATLDCGTCNFGGDDIFVNTENTIIEFAEKIQARHIKPEIEVFDKGMVDIALRLNKKGIIASPMHFNFVMGVNGGIGATPRDLVFMAGSIPQGSTFTVSGVGKGQFPMATMSILLGGNVRVGFEDNVYLEKGVKAKSNGELVAKVVAIAKLLGREIANPAEARAILNLK, from the coding sequence ATGGATAAATTAATTATTACAGCCGCAATTTGTGGCGCAGAAGTAACTAAGGAACAAAATTCCGCAGTTCCCTATACCGTAGCAGAAATTGCCGAGCAGGCTTATGGCGCATACCAAGCCGGCGCAAGCATAATTCACCTACACGTAAGAGAAGACGACGGTTCTCCAACGCAATCGGCTAAGCGTTTCGACGCTTGCATCAAGGCTATTAAGGCAAAGTGTCCCGACGTTATCATTCAACCTAGCACAGGCGGAGCAGTTGGTATGAGCAATGACGAAAGATTAGAGCCTATTACCCTTATGCCCGAGATGGCAACTCTTGATTGTGGCACTTGCAACTTTGGCGGAGACGATATATTTGTCAACACCGAAAACACTATTATTGAATTTGCCGAAAAAATACAAGCAAGACATATTAAACCCGAAATTGAAGTTTTTGACAAAGGTATGGTTGATATTGCTTTAAGACTCAACAAAAAAGGCATTATCGCTTCTCCTATGCACTTTAACTTTGTTATGGGCGTAAACGGCGGTATCGGCGCAACTCCTCGTGACCTAGTATTTATGGCTGGCAGTATTCCGCAAGGCAGTACTTTTACAGTGTCGGGCGTAGGCAAAGGACAATTTCCAATGGCTACAATGTCAATACTACTCGGCGGTAACGTAAGAGTTGGCTTTGAAGATAACGTATATTTAGAAAAAGGCGTTAAAGCAAAGAGCAATGGCGAATTAGTAGCAAAAGTAGTAGCTATCGCTAAATTACTCGGCAGAGAAATTGCAAATCCAGCCGAAGCAAGAGCGATATTAAATTTAAAATAA
- a CDS encoding hotdog domain-containing protein: MKCTIRLRMSAHDAHYGGNLVDGARMLALFGDVATELLIRQDGDEGLFCAYDNVEFKAPVHAGDFIEAEGEIVNVGRTSRKMTFAAYKIITPRNDINDSACDVLETPILVCKASGTCVVPLDKQRNK, encoded by the coding sequence ATGAAATGTACAATCAGGCTAAGAATGAGCGCTCATGATGCGCATTATGGCGGTAATCTAGTTGACGGAGCAAGAATGCTTGCTTTGTTCGGCGACGTTGCTACCGAACTACTCATTAGACAAGACGGCGACGAAGGTTTGTTCTGCGCTTATGACAACGTAGAATTTAAAGCCCCAGTTCACGCCGGCGACTTTATTGAGGCGGAAGGCGAAATTGTCAATGTCGGCAGAACAAGCCGTAAAATGACATTTGCCGCTTATAAAATAATCACTCCAAGAAACGACATCAACGATTCGGCTTGCGACGTGTTAGAAACGCCTATTCTTGTTTGCAAAGCCTCAGGTACTTGCGTAGTTCCGCTCGACAAACAAAGAAACAAATAG
- a CDS encoding TraX family protein, whose translation MLKERENVGVLSSNALKLIAIISMTIDHFGMLFYPQATWLRAIGRISYPIFAFMLAQGSMFTRHKLKYFMQIFLLGILCQTVSVLALNDYHQNVLITLSLALLFCYISLWLKNSVKTQNTRQIILASCVAIIYLSLMYYLCYYLGKTINNPQFAIDYGLIGIVLPSTLLFADNKWLNFASFSLGLILLSLSSVAVQWFCLLALPLLLCYSGKRGQAQLKYLFYIYYPLHLAVLYALLYLKLFIW comes from the coding sequence GTGCTTAAAGAAAGAGAGAATGTGGGCGTTTTGTCAAGCAATGCGCTAAAATTAATTGCGATTATTAGTATGACAATAGACCATTTCGGTATGTTGTTTTATCCGCAAGCAACTTGGCTTAGAGCAATCGGTAGAATTTCTTACCCAATATTTGCCTTTATGCTTGCGCAAGGTTCGATGTTTACACGCCATAAGCTAAAATATTTTATGCAAATATTTCTACTCGGCATACTTTGTCAAACTGTATCCGTGCTTGCTCTAAACGACTATCACCAGAATGTTTTAATAACGCTGTCGCTTGCCTTACTTTTTTGCTACATTTCGCTTTGGCTAAAAAATAGTGTAAAAACTCAAAATACTCGGCAAATTATTCTAGCTAGTTGCGTTGCAATAATTTATCTGTCTTTGATGTATTACCTATGCTACTATTTGGGAAAAACTATTAACAACCCGCAATTTGCGATTGACTATGGCTTAATCGGCATAGTTTTGCCCTCAACGCTGTTATTTGCCGACAACAAATGGCTTAACTTTGCAAGTTTTAGCTTGGGTTTGATTCTTTTATCGCTAAGTAGCGTCGCCGTACAATGGTTTTGCCTACTAGCTTTGCCTCTACTACTGTGTTACAGCGGAAAGAGGGGACAAGCCCAACTTAAATATTTGTTTTACATATATTACCCCTTGCATTTAGCTGTCTTGTACGCCTTACTCTACCTAAAATTATTTATTTGGTAG